TGGTTTTTCTACAGCTCAAGAATCCAACGCTTTTTACAGAAGAAACCTAGCGGCAGGACAAAAAGGACTATCGGTAGCCTTTGATTTGGCTACACACCGTGGTTACGATTCCGATCACCCTCGTGTTGAAGGCGATGTCGGTAAAGCCGGTGTAGCCATAGACTCTATACAAGATATGAATATCCTCTTCGATGGTATTCCATTAGATAAAATGTCCGTTTCTATGACTATGAACGGAGCCGTACTGCCCATAATGGCCTTTTACATTGTAGCCGCCCAACAACAAGGTGTCGATAAAAAAGATTTAGCAGGAACTATACAAAACGATATCCTCAAGGAATTTATGGTGCGTAACACCTATATCTATCCGCCCAAGTATTCTATGCGTATCATTTCGGATATTTTCAAATACACTTCCGAGCATATGCCCAAATTCAACAGTATCAGTATTTCGGGCTACCACATGCAAGAAGCTGGTGCAACGGCAGATATAGAATTGGCATATACCTTGGCAGATGGTTTGGAATACATTCGCAAAGGCATAGATGCAGGTATGGACATTGACACCTTTGCCCCTCGTCTATCTTTCTTTTGGGGTATTGGCATGAACCACTTTATGGAAATTGCTAAGATGAGAGCGGCACGTATGCTATGGGCAAAAATAGTGAAGCAGTTTGACCCTAAAAATCCCAAATCTTTGGCTCTTAGAACCCATTGTCAAACCAGTGGTTGGAGTCTGACCGAACAAGATCCTTTTAACAACATCAGTCGTACCTGTATAGAAGCCATGTCAGCAGTAATGGGCGGCACACAATCTTTGCATACCAACGCTTTGGACGAGGCTATTGCCTTACCTACTGACTTCTCCGCCAAAATTGCCAGAGATACTCAGATATACTTACAAAACGATATTGGCTTATGCCAAACGGTAGATCCTTTGGGCGGTTCTTATTATGTGGAAAAACTAACTCACGATATCGCCCAAAAAGCATGGGCACACATACAAGAAATTGAGGAATTGGGCGGTATGGCAAAAGCCATAGAAACTGGTTTACCCAAAATGCGTATTGAAGAAGCCGCCGCTAGAAAACAAGCTCGTATTGATAGTGCCAAAGATACTATCGTAGGAGTAAACGCCTATAAGAACCCAACCCAAGAACAAGACTTAGATATTTTGGAGGTAGATAACGCTACGGTGCGTTTGTCTCAGATAGAACGACTGCAAGAGTTAAAGAGCCAACGGGATGAAGAAGCAGTACAACAAGCTTTGGATACCATAAGCCAAGCCTGTGAAAACGGTACAGGCAATCTGTTAGCATTAGCCGTAGATGCCGCCCAAAAGAACGCTACTTTGGGCGAAATTTCGTATGCTTGTGAAACGGTATTTGGACGTTATCAGGCCAAAAACAATTCGATATCAGGAGTTTATAAGATGGAAATAGAGGACAACCCCCATTTCAAAGAAGCCCTCGATTTGAGTGCTGCTTTTGAAAAGCAAAAAGGAAGACGACCCCGTTTGATGGTCGCTAAGATGGGACAAGATGGACACGACAGGGGCGCAAAGGTGGTAGCCACATCCTTTGCCGATTTGGGCTTTGATG
This genomic interval from Flavobacteriales bacterium contains the following:
- the scpA gene encoding methylmalonyl-CoA mutase; protein product: MTQEFLKGKRTESLVEVNLKPLWKTAEQIEVQGRYTQEDIQDLEHLTFGAGIAPNLRGPYSSMYVSRPWTIRQYAGFSTAQESNAFYRRNLAAGQKGLSVAFDLATHRGYDSDHPRVEGDVGKAGVAIDSIQDMNILFDGIPLDKMSVSMTMNGAVLPIMAFYIVAAQQQGVDKKDLAGTIQNDILKEFMVRNTYIYPPKYSMRIISDIFKYTSEHMPKFNSISISGYHMQEAGATADIELAYTLADGLEYIRKGIDAGMDIDTFAPRLSFFWGIGMNHFMEIAKMRAARMLWAKIVKQFDPKNPKSLALRTHCQTSGWSLTEQDPFNNISRTCIEAMSAVMGGTQSLHTNALDEAIALPTDFSAKIARDTQIYLQNDIGLCQTVDPLGGSYYVEKLTHDIAQKAWAHIQEIEELGGMAKAIETGLPKMRIEEAAARKQARIDSAKDTIVGVNAYKNPTQEQDLDILEVDNATVRLSQIERLQELKSQRDEEAVQQALDTISQACENGTGNLLALAVDAAQKNATLGEISYACETVFGRYQAKNNSISGVYKMEIEDNPHFKEALDLSAAFEKQKGRRPRLMVAKMGQDGHDRGAKVVATSFADLGFDVDMGPLFQTPQEAAKQAIENDVHILGISSLAAGHKTLVPQVIAELERLGRGDILVIAGGVIPQQDYDFLFKAGVCGVFGPGTVIAEAAINILHQLLDA